The genomic segment CCTGCCCGGTGATGGCAATGACCGTAAGATCGTCCTTTCCAAGCCTCCCTTGTTCGGCAAGCTTTTTTGTGACGGCGATTGTCACCCCGCCTGCGGTCTCCGTGAATATCCCTTCGGTCCGCGCAAGCAGGCGCATTCCTTCAATAATTTCTTCATCGGTGGCGTCATCGCCCCAGCCGCCTGTTTCCTTGGTCACCTTGATTCCATAAAATCCGTCCGCGGGATTGCCAATGGCTATGGACTTGGCGATAGTGTTCGGTTTCACCGGTTTGAATTCGGTCCTGCCAGCCTTGATGGCGCTTGTGACAGGGTTGCACCCCGTAGCCTGCGCCGCAAAGACCTTGGTTTTCACGGCATCAATCAGCCCCAAGGACTCGAACTCCTTGAACGCCTTGTAGATTTTAGTTATCAGGCTCGATCCGGCCACCGGAACAATCACATTATCCGGAGCCTTCCAACCAAGCTGCTCGGCGATCTCATATCCGAAAGTCTTGGAGCCGTCGCCATAGAAAGGGCGGATGTTTATGTTCACAAACGCCCATTTGTACACCGCCGCCACTTCGGAGCAGAACCTGTTCACATCGTCATACGAGCCGTTGATGCCGATTAGCTTAGGTTCATATATAGACGTTCCCACGATCTTGCCCGACTCTAAATCGTGAGGGATGAAAATATAGCTTTTCATCCCGGCGCTGGCGGCGTGGGCCGCCACAGAGTTGGCCAGGTTCCCGGTGGAGGCGCAGGCTATCGTGTCGTAACCGAACTCAAGTGCTTTATTTACCGCCGCCGCCACAACCCGGTCCTTGAAGCTCAAGGTGGGATGGCAAACCGAGTCGTTCTTTATATATAGATTGTTCAGCCCCAGCGCTTTGCCAAGGTTTTTTGCGCGCACAAGGGGGGTGAATCCGTTCTCAAGCCCCACCCTCGGCTCCCCATCTATCGGAATAAGCTCGCGATAGCGCCACATCGTGGCTGGCCGCGATTCAATTAGCTTGCGTGTCAATATCCTCTTGATCGCGTTGTAATCGTACCGGACCTCCAACGGACCAAAGCAGAACTCGCAAACGTGCACTGGTTCCGAAGGATATTCCCTGCCACATTCACGGCATTTCAACCCCAGAACAAAGCTCATATTTTGAAACTATCCCCTAATATTTCAGGAAGCTGTGTTGTTTCCCTGTCTTTTTCCGAATAAACCACCTTCAGATACTAACTGTACCCAAATCCTACTGTTATTGTCAACTATAATTCTTTACCTGGCTTGTCGGGTATTATTTGTGGCTGTTGGGAGACAAATGGTTTGCAACTAATCGGGAAGATCAGGGTTTTTCCGGGATATATCGGGATTCCAAAGCCTTACGCCTCCTAAATCCTCCCCGGCGCGCACGCTTTTGAGTTTGTCACTTTCTGTGGAAAACTCGTT from the Nitrospinota bacterium genome contains:
- a CDS encoding threonine synthase, which produces MSFVLGLKCRECGREYPSEPVHVCEFCFGPLEVRYDYNAIKRILTRKLIESRPATMWRYRELIPIDGEPRVGLENGFTPLVRAKNLGKALGLNNLYIKNDSVCHPTLSFKDRVVAAAVNKALEFGYDTIACASTGNLANSVAAHAASAGMKSYIFIPHDLESGKIVGTSIYEPKLIGINGSYDDVNRFCSEVAAVYKWAFVNINIRPFYGDGSKTFGYEIAEQLGWKAPDNVIVPVAGSSLITKIYKAFKEFESLGLIDAVKTKVFAAQATGCNPVTSAIKAGRTEFKPVKPNTIAKSIAIGNPADGFYGIKVTKETGGWGDDATDEEIIEGMRLLARTEGIFTETAGGVTIAVTKKLAEQGRLGKDDLTVIAITGQGLKTMDALNGHLAKPVVIDPKLSIFEELQKTL